In one window of Pseudomonas benzenivorans DNA:
- the ribD gene encoding bifunctional diaminohydroxyphosphoribosylaminopyrimidine deaminase/5-amino-6-(5-phosphoribosylamino)uracil reductase RibD — MHNTDQGFMARALELARKGLYSTHPNPRVGCVIVAGGRIIGEGWHARAGEPHAEVHALRQAGDRARGATAYVTLEPCSHHGRTPPCADALIAAGLKRVVAAMRDPNPQVAGNGLARLQQAGIEVHCGVLEAEARSLNAGFVKRMEQGLPLVRVKLAMSLDGRTAMASGESQWITGPAARAAVQRLRARSSVVLSGADTVLADGALLTVRPDELGLGAELTALAAARPPLRVLVDGRLRVPLDVPFFQAGPALVATCAAAAARERFLEEGHELLAVPGSNGHVHLGKLLAELAARGANEVLVEAGPRLAGAFARQGLVDEYQLFVAPKLLGSSARPLLDLPLARMAEALELKIVDLRAVGDDWRIVAVPKGRD, encoded by the coding sequence ACGCATCATCGGTGAGGGCTGGCATGCCCGGGCCGGGGAGCCCCATGCCGAGGTGCATGCGCTGCGCCAGGCCGGCGACCGGGCCCGGGGCGCCACCGCCTATGTCACCCTGGAGCCCTGCAGCCATCATGGCCGCACCCCGCCCTGCGCCGATGCGCTGATCGCCGCCGGCCTCAAACGGGTGGTCGCGGCCATGCGCGACCCCAACCCGCAGGTGGCCGGCAACGGCCTGGCGCGCCTGCAGCAGGCCGGCATCGAGGTGCACTGTGGCGTGCTCGAGGCCGAGGCGCGCAGCCTCAACGCGGGCTTCGTCAAGCGCATGGAGCAGGGCCTGCCGCTGGTGCGAGTCAAACTGGCGATGAGCCTGGACGGTCGCACCGCCATGGCCAGTGGTGAGAGTCAATGGATCACCGGCCCGGCGGCGCGGGCGGCGGTGCAGCGCCTGCGCGCCCGCTCCAGCGTGGTATTGAGCGGCGCCGACACGGTGCTGGCCGACGGCGCGCTGTTGACCGTGCGCCCGGACGAGCTGGGCCTGGGCGCCGAACTGACCGCCCTGGCCGCGGCCCGTCCACCGCTGCGGGTGCTGGTCGACGGGCGCCTGCGGGTGCCGCTGGACGTGCCCTTCTTCCAGGCCGGGCCGGCACTGGTGGCCACCTGTGCCGCGGCCGCGGCGCGCGAGCGCTTCCTCGAGGAGGGGCACGAGCTGCTGGCCGTGCCCGGCAGCAACGGTCATGTACACCTGGGCAAGTTGTTGGCCGAGCTGGCCGCCCGCGGCGCCAACGAGGTGCTGGTCGAGGCCGGACCACGGCTGGCCGGCGCCTTCGCCCGCCAGGGACTGGTCGACGAATACCAGTTGTTCGTCGCGCCCAAGCTGCTCGGCTCCAGCGCCCGCCCGCTGCTCGACCTGCCCCTGGCGCGCATGGCCGAGGCCCTGGAGCTGAAGATCGTCGACCTGCGCGCCGTGGGCGATGACTGGCGGATCGTCGCCGTGCCCAAGGGCCGGGACTGA